DNA sequence from the Neospora caninum Liverpool complete genome, chromosome VIIa genome:
TGAAAAAACCGGAAGGCTGCGGGGATAGCTGACACGGAACGCGTCGGTGCTCAGTCAAGCTGTTACAccacgaggaagcgagcgacTCGTGCGGTGGGTTCAGAGGAACAAAAGAGACGCATTTTGGTGTCAAGAACCGGAAAAGGCAGTTGATGCCGGACGCTCTCCACGACCGCTTCCTGCTGTCGTGAAGGAGTGTCTGTGGGTTTCTGAAGCCGAACGAAATGCCGCTGTGGATTGTATAGAGCCTCCGCAAAGACATGCTTTAGGGCCCGTTGTCACTTGGCAACGGGCCCTAAAGCATGTCTTTGAGAACGTTTGTGGCGACTCAGATCGAACGCCTCGACGAAGTGAGGTGGAAGGCACCGCCAATTTCATGTCGAGAGAGTAATGTGTGTCGCAGGAGGTGTTTTTGCGATTTGAGCGCTGGCCCAGGATCCACCTGACTGAGAGGGTTCTTCACCTCTCTTGTAGATTACCACGTGGACGGCGCCTGCACGCCTCaccgtttttctgccttcgccgcctgggattgtgtgtgtgtgtgtgtgctggGCATCCTAAGCTACGGACGCGACatgcgagaaaaagacgggcTAGAGGAACGAGCGGGCTCTGGAAGACGAACCGCCGACTGTgcgagacagagcagaaAACTGCGGTTTCTGTCCATGCAAAGGAATTcgacaagaagaaaacgcgcggaTCGCAGGGAGTCAAGAGCCCGCCAGCAACGCCGCACACGCACGAGAGACGCTGGTACCGCTAAAAAAACAACGGGAGCGTTATGTCTCGATCACTCACAAGTCGAATCGAAGATGCATCTTGACTCCAAAAAAAAATTACATGTTTGACAACTCGGGGAAAAACCTTGCAAAGGTGCGAAAACCCTTTGCTCCGCGGTTTGCCCCTGGTGATAGCGAACTCGACTCTGCTAACTGCATTTGCACTCCCCGACCTGCGTCTCCTGACACaaaaatgcatatatatacacacacatatatatatatatatctagcTATACAGtcgtacacatatatatatatatatatatatatatatgagagGAGTGTAAAAGAATTTTCGGAACCGGGAAGTGCTTGTGTTCCGATTGATGTGCGAGCAGTCTGAAAAAAAtgttcctctcgctccacACGTTCTCGAACGGCCCGGCAGTGACTTCTGTTCCACGAAAATCAGCGGAATTGAAAGACTCACCGCCGTCGCCCCGCACCTGACTGTCAGCTTTGAACCTTCTTCCTTTTACACCCAAAGGCTCTTGGATAGCCGAACCGTTCACGTTCCACGCCGCGCACGTCCCGTCCCCTTTTTCGAGCGACTTTCGGGCGCTGAGAAAGACGCTAAACACCCGCTTCCTTACGGCCCTCCGCGAGACCACGCCTCCTTGGCactgagaaaaaaacgctGTCAGCTGCacgctggagagaggcgcgcgcacgGCTCAGACGCTCAGACACGGtgtgaatgcatgcagaaaaacgagggcgaaaacgcgcaagGCTCTGTTCTCGCCTCAACAAGACTGGCAAGGGAAAAGGCATCCCGCACACactcgcgagagaagggacacaAACGGGTTTGAAccgagaagcgacggcgtCTTCGACACAAAATCCGCACACCCTCCATGCGAGCCAGCGGGCCGAGAAACGACGTCCCCAGGCGTGGACCTCGGACACGGCGCTCGGTAAAAACACGCAAGAGGCGCTCCGTTCGCGGAGACCAACTACTCTCACCCGGGTTGTCCAAACCTCGCCCACCTTTTCAACGATTCGCACGAGCAGAGAACGGCGCAAacgctctgcatgcacgtaaAAAAAAGTCGCCCCGGTGACGGTTCACAGTGAAGTAGCGATCCCTACTTCTCGGGGAAAACACACACCACCAACAATCTGCACATACCTATATCTATAACGACTTCCATTTAGGCTTATATATAAACATAGATTTGTACAAATACGTGGAGATGATGCACGGGCATACAAAAATATACGGAAATATAGAGAGAAATGTAGATACACGCGGTGTGCAccctttcgtctcgttcCCAGAGTCCGCATTGCAAACTCACACAAGGACGCACCTCTCGAGGCAAGCGCTTTAAAAAAAACAGCCAGGAAATACCTTTGCACGCTTCGCGACAATGCACAGACATGCAAGCTAACGCACTATCGCGTCTCGAATAAAACCCGCTCGCCACGTATCTCCAGACATGCACGAGATACTCTCAGACTTCCACACTcccaaatatatatatatatatatatatatatatacaacGGAAACaactttctcttcgtctgtgttGGTactccgtttcctcgctgtctccacctTTCTGTcactttcgctctctccacgctGTACAGAGGATGGCGCGGTCACGCAATGAGAGGGGAACGTTGAAACACCGAGGCACATCTGAAAGGACCGACCCACGACTTTAGCGAGACGTTTGCCGCGCAGCTCAgcgtcgcctcttcagcttcgctttctcgtttttctttgccTCCTTCCAGCGAACGAGAACAGCCAAAGCGCGAGGCCGAAGTCTCTCCGCTGTGCAGacagttcttctctgcggtcAAACGGAGCGCGCGACTTCGATGCGCCTCGACAGGCGTGCTGCGCCTACGTACacgaagagacgcgggaagaactgagggaagaaaacgcctgGAACACAAAGGACAAGGGCGtaaaagaagcgaggacgcgagaaaggcaaaagaaCCAGGGAGtgcgcgagaagggagacgccgtCCAAGAGAtggaacggcgaagaagagagggagatcaccgaagcagagagcgccgGTCGGAGAAGGGCAGAAAAGACTGGGGTCCGACACAAGAcccgcttttctcgctttttcgtttccggtGTTTGCATCTCCGCTGCAAAAGGAATCGCGCGCCTCAGAAATCCGCAAAAGGATCACCTTCAGCTTTctgcaaaaaagaaaaaaccaaTTCGACGGAGGCGTCCAAAGCCGGGAGAACActccccctttctcccccctGCTGTACGCTTATTCACATGCTCAACACAGGCACGCGCCTACACGATTTCTAGGTCAAAAAACATAACACAAACAGATGCAAGGCCTGGAcgccctctgcatgcagtctctGGCGGGGCTTGCAAGAAGAGCCGGAAGGCTAGGGACGAACGCGGCACCAGGCGGACGAAAGAAGCATAAGGGCGATGTGCGggccggagacgcagagacagagtcACGCACAAACCAACAAACAGACATCTACCgatacatagatacatagatacacagatacatagatagataaatatatatatatatatatagatatgtaaGAAAATATGGAATTGGAAAACCCGGGGTGTCGAAATGTAAGCAGACGTGTTTGCGACTCTCCAGAGGCCCATTCGctgagagcgcgagaaaccgCACAGAGAGTTGTTCCACGAGAAAGCCCTCTGAAGTTCGCGGACTTCGCGGCGACCTggtgtttctctgcgtcctctTGGCCTTTCCCCAGTCGCTTCTCTCacctgtttttccttctttccttcgacGAACGGCCTCAATCCCAAGCCGCGTTCGACTTCGGGGATGCAGTGGCGGAGGGACGGGGGGACAGTCGGCGCCTGGCGAATGCTGTCCAGCACGTCCCAGTCGATCGTCCGAAAGAAGGCGTGTCTCTTCACCTCCCCTGCGCCATGGCGGCCGAGCCGCTTCTCGGGATCCGCCTACAAAAGAAAAATGCGAGGCGACGAAAGAGCGCAGAAatcgagaaaacgcgaagcgaCCTCGCAGACGCTcgcaggaagaaaaacgaagaaatcCAACACGAAAGTTCTCAACGAAGGTAGAGTACCGCCCTTGCGAACGCGAAAGCTACATCCAAAAACGCGCAGATGCGTAGGGCTAACATCCCACCTCTCTCCCAGTTCTCCATACATCAAAATTCGAGACACATTCACgtacctatctatctatctatctatctatctatctatctatctatctatctatctatctatctatctatttctatgtatatatgagTATGCATACGGGCATACACGTGCACATGGTGTATATTCAGTCATGTACAAGAATAGTTGTGCATATGTTTGAGGAGaattcgccttttttctcacctggagaagacgaagaatcAAGTCCTTCGCCTCATCGGGCACCCGACGGTCCCGCGGGAAGGCGACTGTCGAGGGGCTACTCTTCACAAGCTCGCATATAGGCCGAGAtctgcgaagaaaagcgagaaaatgTATCCAAAATCCTCCCCTGTTTCCCTGTGTATTTCAGCGGATTCACACAGCGGCATCGCGTGTGCAGAATGGACAGGCACAACCACAACGGCGAAGGCTCTCTCCACTCCTGTCAGTCGAatcccctcttcttccacctCCACGTaatatgcagatatatatatatatatatatatatatatatatatatatatatgcctgtAGGTATGCCTATATCAACAGGTGTCTACAGATAGACCTCTCTCTGTATGTGCGTGTGCACAGCTCGCAGTGTActtgcatgtgcatgcagacgtgAAATCCATGCTACGAACGAGGCCGTCTCCTGCCGacgctctcgcttctcgaaGGCCCCACCCGGAGAAGATTCCGGGAAAGCTGACAAACAGAGGTCTTCAGGCTTGAACCgatttcctctttccttctctgtttcagatttcgtttcgttttccctgcTCTCACCGCTCGTTCTCGTAGTCGTGGTAGCCGAAAGGAACGGTGCTGAGAAACAGTCAGACAGCTCAGAGACACAACGGCGCAAGGCTGACGAGTGGAaagcgaggcggcagaaTCAAGGACGCaccaaagagaaaacgcacatgcatgcacacagctGCAAACTCAAAGATACACGCAAGGGAAGCGGAgccgaaggcggcgcgggtTAGAGACTCGCGGCAGGGCAACGCGGCCCctagagagagggagaaggcaagcaaaacacgagaaaagacaccTGGGTCGGAGaaaggagcggaagagagaacttGCACGCCTCTTGTGTTTATGCCCCAAATCTGTGGAGTCCAGATTTGCAGGGTATTTCCTGCGCCAAGCCGCCCCGACATCGGTGCGGAGAGACTCTAAGAAACTCGCCGAGGCACGCAAAGAGACCCGTGAGAGCGTCTTGGGCCCTTCCACAATTGCGCGTGACGGCAAAGGTAACAGCGAACCCCAAAGTGCACGCCTTCCAGGACGCTGCGTCATCGCTGAGATTCTCGGCTGTATTCCTCTGTAGACCTTTTCTGTAGTGTGCGCTCGATTTTGCTTTCTGTGaagttttctcgtctctgctcaCTTGTAGAGCATTTCGAAGATGACGACTCCCAGAGACCACCAGTCTGCAGGGAAGGAGTAGCCGCCGGTGCGTGCGGGGTTTGCGTCTTCGCGGGCGGGGGCGTTGGAAGCCTCGTTGCCGCGCGGTTTAGGCTCGGAGCTCCGCGACCGCGACCTCGGCTCCGCGAGTCGCGGGAAAAGTTTGCTTTTTCCTGCGATCggcgcgaaggaagacgccgatTTGAAGAGGAAACCCTCCTTCTCGCGACGCGCGCCGTGCGAGGCGCTTCCCGTCGTTGCGGCCTCTCCAAACAGCCCAAACGCGTGTCGCTTCTTATCCTTTCTCGGCGAGGCACCCGCAGCCTGCGCGCACGCCGTCGCGCGGTTGCCCTCAGCAATCACCTCCGGGGCCATAGCATGCAGCGTCCCGCAGTACGAAAACGTCCGCGCGAGCTGGCTACCGtgcgcgggagacgaaggagaagacgaagaaggaaaaggagaagaggagggcgaagaagaaggaaaaggagaagaggagggcgaagaagaaggaaaaggagaagaggagggcgaagaagaaggaaaaggcgaagaggagggcgaagaagaaggaaaaggagaagaggaagagggcgaggaaggcgagggtGTGCCGCAGGGTGGGATGTCGCGTTCGATGTTTTTCGCGAGGCCAAAGTCGACGAGTTTGATTCGGCCATCGTCTGACAGCATGACGTTCGACGCCTGGAGATCTCGGTAGAGAATGCCGCGTTTGTGGAGCGCCTCGAGGATCAGGACGAGCTCGGCCGAGTACCACCGGACTCGGTCGACACCGAAGCCGCCTTCGAATCGGATGTGGCGATGCAAGGGTCCGCCGAGGACAGCctcgaagacgaagaagagcgcggcgtCGGATTTGAAGGTCTCTACGAGGCGGTGGACGCTGCACTGGACTTcggggaaaaacgcgatctcctccagcagctgcctctcgTTCCACAGATGCTCagtctgtttctgtgtcaACACGGAAGCCTTCTGGATCTCTTTGATCGCAAACAGCTCGGAAGGCGCcggctctcgcgccgctgcgtctccgcgagGCTGCGCGTCGTCGCGGCGCTTGCAGAGCCACAGGGAAGATTTTTTCTTCATCGCGATCTCGCCGAGAACTTGGTAGTTCCCCAACACCTTGGCGTCGTGCTCGGCTGTTCCGGCGTCGCGGTGCTCACTGGGCGGACCTGGAAAGACGGGCGTCTGCGACGTTCcggagagcgacgcgtcgTCGAGAACCACGGCTTTCCCCTCTTCAATTGGATCCAAGACGTGAGGAatgccgcttcttccccgcgcGTCCTCGAGGTCTTCGCCAGGCCGGGAACTCGCGTCTTGAGGCGAGCCGCACGCGACGGAAGAAACGCCGGAGACGGGCGTCAGACACGTcagaggcgagggcggagaaggacacggaggcggcgcgagacagcagtgcggcgagggcgagggtAGAGACGGATCTGAAGGTTTCTCGTGACGCGTGGAGGCGGAGTCATCGCTGGTGTCCGTGCATCGAACGGCTTCTGCGGCCTCGCCAGCTGGATGTACACCGTTGGGGGGGACCGGAGGGCCCGAAGGTTCGAGGCTCGCCGGTGGGACGAGAATGGGGAGACTCGACGCGTTTTCGGACACTCGGCGGGCAGAAGGCGACCCGTCGACCGGAGCGGATTGCTCGGGTGTATTCTCAGGTTTCGCCGCGACCTCAGGTTGCCCACCCGGCGCGTCGGACGCCTCCGCCGACGCcttcgaagagagagaagggaaccgGAAAAACGTCCTGCGGCGCTGCATcccgaaagagacgaagaagagacacgcgacagaaaagagacacgcgacggaaaagaaggagaagctgGACAGAAACGcccggagagaaaaagccgcTGAGAGGCGGTGGACAGAGATCGGGAggggcaaagagagaggaaggacacgTGGGCAAAAACCGAGGATGTCGTTtcgcaaaaagagaaggcgaaggaaaaaccAACGGACAAGCGACAAAGggaccgaagaagaggagacagggctGGGCTGGCGGGTGAGAAGCGCGGCTCGGTTTGctacagagagagcggcagagaagagatctgtctcctcaccAAAAAAAGCGGGTTTGCCCGTGGAAAAAAGGGGACCGACGTGGACGCGTaaaaagcgaaaggagagcaaACGGCAAAGCGCTCCGCGGGGGGTGAAGAGGCGCGGGGTGAACACGAGAGGACGGGAGTTCTCGCCGGAAGAACTGGAAAACGACGCTCCGGGGCCCCAAAGCGCAGAGACTGCGGGCGGCCTGGCGTACCATCGAACTTCTGGCTACCGAGACTGCCGTTCTCttgagagggaagaaactgTCAAcccagagacggcgaagagacacacgcgcgtttcccgaagagagacagagaagggaaacggcgaCACGAGGACAGCGAACTCCAAAAGAGGAAGCCTTTCCAGGCACGCCCCAGCGTCTCAGGGTGGGCGCGGAACCGGGCGACGAAGGCTCTGCGCGAAGCGACGACAGGGAAAACAGCGCGGGAGTTTgtgcgagaaagaaagcgaggagacacacgcttCAGCCAAAAAGGAAGAGTTGGCGAAGATCGCGGTTTTACGtcgcgcgtgcatgcgggAGGACTGGAGAGGtcccgtgtgtgtgtttttttttctgggaAAAGATTGCGTTTCTGCTGCGTTgggaagcaagaaaaaaagagacgaccCGTCTGTgccggggaaaaggaagatgCGCAAAGCCTACACGCACGAGACGGAAGGCGTGAAATCGCGAGGAAGTCGTTCCGGCCGACGCGCCTTCTCAAGAACAGCGCACCGCCCTTTTACGCGTTCgcagggaaacagaaagtccgaagaaaaacgcgacaaaaGAAATCTCGGGAAATGCAGGAACTCGCCGGGGAACCACCGAGTGACGAAACGCACACAGCACACCGCGCGTGTGCTCTCCACTCctcttgccttttctcgcggcgtCTTTTTGAGTCTCGACACGGTCGCGTCTCAAGAGTCGCAGCCCTCCCAGGTGGACGGTTTCCTTCCGACGAAGCTCACAAGTCTTGtagggaaaggcgaaaacgctACGAGGCTGACAACGGCGTTTCTGAGGCATAACCGACAGAACTGAGGCTGAAGAGGCCTTTACCGAGAGTCAGctgaacagagagaggggcgggcGAGCGGGCGACgaacgggggggggggtcatCGACGCACACTCCTCAGCTCCGAAGCGCGTTCGCTGTGTCTTGCTCCGTTTTTGGAAAACCCAGAGGAGgtgtttgctttctttcctgtttctcggcTGCTTTTCCCCATGTTTCGGATCGCGTTCGAGGTTCGCTCACGgcggcgctgcaggcgctcgCCGCGGCGAGGGGGGGAACCCTGGAGGGTGTCGATGTAGCAGCTGAGGGGAAAAGTTttcgcggagacgcctgcatgcgcagcggAAAACGCCACTcttgagagaagagagcccgccagaagagaaggcagcagtTGGTTTTTGTGCCGCAAACCTAAACAGAGAGGTCCACCGCGGGAAGATCGAGAAACCGCGCCGTCTCGACGGTCATAtcgcgtgtttctctgcctAGCTCTTCCGCGAGGCGCTTCTTTGAGGTTGACAATTTTCGCGTAGCGACCGCGTTGCATTTTGCGCTGTTTCGGCGACAAGGACGACACAAAACGGActccctttctgtgtcttgcgtcttctttgcgAGCCGTTTTGACGGGGACACGGGCAGGCTCGGCTCCTTGGCGAGTCTCTGAAACCGCGGAGTCTGaaccgcgaaaaagaggcaaagaaTAATGGCGATCCCGGGCCAGCGAGCGAGCGGGGCAGCGCGGGGCGGTCTCGAGTCTTCGGccggcgcaggcgagaaaggagggaaaaagaggaaactggcgcctcgcgtttcttccggAACTGCGGCTGAGGCCGGGAAGGAGTTGGAGAGGCTCgggggggaaaacggcgcgCAAAAGCGCGAAGCGCGGGCGGCAGGGGACTCCGCCGGACAGTCGAGACCGGAGTCGGTTGACGAAGCTAGCGACTGGCAtcgaggtgtacgtacaccgcaggAAGTGGAGGATGGAGCACGACGGGGCGCCGGCGGCGTTTCTGCGTCTGTAAATCAGGTGCAGCAACGCGTCAGCTCTCGGTTTTCCTCCatgtcttgtctctcgccgctgtcgcaggccttcctcgcttctctgcggtTCTCCTTCGCGACCCCTGTGCAAGAAGCGTGCATCCCACTCCTCCtttcaggtgtacatacacctgggGTCTCGGCGACCGGCTCGGCTGTGACGCTTTTGCAGCGCAAAGACCTGGCCGTCGAAGCTCCGACAGGATCGGGCAAGACGCTCGCCTTTGTTCTGCCGGTCGTCgagcgcctcctccgccgGTTGCGCATCTGCGAACTTGCGCAa
Encoded proteins:
- a CDS encoding putative AGC kinase, encoding MQRRRTFFRFPSLSSKASAEASDAPGGQPEVAAKPENTPEQSAPVDGSPSARRVSENASSLPILVPPASLEPSGPPVPPNGVHPAGEAAEAVRCTDTSDDSASTRHEKPSDPSLPSPSPHCCLAPPPCPSPPSPLTCLTPVSGVSSVACGSPQDASSRPGEDLEDARGRSGIPHVLDPIEEGKAVVLDDASLSGTSQTPVFPGPPSEHRDAGTAEHDAKVLGNYQVLGEIAMKKKSSLWLCKRRDDAQPRGDAAAREPAPSELFAIKEIQKASVLTQKQTEHLWNERQLLEEIAFFPEVQCSVHRLVETFKSDAALFFVFEAVLGGPLHRHIRFEGGFGVDRVRWYSAELVLILEALHKRGILYRDLQASNVMLSDDGRIKLVDFGLAKNIERDIPPCGTPSPSSPSSSSPFPSSSPSSSPFPSSSPSSSPFPSSSPSSSPFPSSSPSSSPFPSSSSPSSPAHGSQLARTFSYCGTLHAMAPEVIAEGNRATACAQAAGASPRKDKKRHAFGLFGEAATTGSASHGARREKEGFLFKSASSFAPIAGKSKLFPRLAEPRSRSRSSEPKPRGNEASNAPAREDANPARTGGYSFPADWWSLGVVIFEMLYNTVPFGYHDYENERSRPICELVKSSPSTVAFPRDRRVPDEAKDLILRLLQADPEKRLGRHGAGEVKRHAFFRTIDWDVLDSIRQAPTVPPSLRHCIPEVERGLGLRPFVEGKKEKQKAEGDPFADF